The Pyrus communis chromosome 8, drPyrComm1.1, whole genome shotgun sequence region CCCTCATACCAGCTTAGAATTTACACCAAgaaatcaatacaaaaaaaatattggagCTCCGCTTCTTCTATCTTCCTCTTTCCCGCTGCTACTTGCGACTCTGCCTTGGAGTCCCGTGTTGCTGCCCCACCCTTCCCGACCCCCTCCTTTCTTCTCCCTCCCTACCCTTCCCTGCACCCACCTCCCTGCACACCCCCACCCATCTACCCCGCTCCCTTccttctctcctctgcaccCACCCAATCTCTACCCAACCTCTACACCCACCCATCTACCTGCTCCCTCCCTCTCTACGTACTTTCCTCCCTCCCTAGCTTGAAACAGAACCCAGCAATTCCAACAATTCCATACACCATGGCTTGAAACAGAACCCagcaaatccaaatccaaatctaAATCCCTCTCTGCAAAAATATCCCCAAACCAACCCAAaacatgtgacatcccgtccccaaaattagtattttattttattcttgacgtaTGTCGGAGATTTAATTGAAACTAGTTCATTAATtctccaaatttgagaaaatcaAAGTGAGGGATACCTTtgtcatttctaattttctcaaCCTTTTCGGTCAACTCTTGAGTTGTTAGGTAGAGTTCAATTCCATGAGCGCGTATGAGTAAATGGATCTTAATTCCGAGTCAGAACAGAGAAGTTAGAGTCGTTTGAAGTTGGtggtattttggtaattttaccaaaatgctaTAATTGGAGTGAAACCTCTAGAAAAGGGGGAGGTTTTTGGAAAAATGGGAAAAGGGCTGCTGCTCACCCGTTTTAGGGGCTAATTGGACCCGTTAACCCACAAACTTAACCCGCTTGTATCTCCTTCATCCGAGCTccgttttgggtgatcttggtgtccatggaaaacTCTTGATGAGCCCTACATCTCTGTAGTGTTAGATTTCCcattttcttttccatctttgcagtTTGAAGCCACAAAGCCCACGACTTTTCTagcggttttatcatttttccggtGATTCCGGCAACCATTTCCttcgagtgaggtatgaaatttcatctactcttcataatcttcgAGTTGTtatgcttagtttgtgctttcgtattcattatagagttgggtgtttagaaccctagaaatccgGTATCCTCCGGTGAATTTGGACGGTTTCCGGTTAGAATTTATCATCGGCCTAGTTGTGATAagtgttatttttatttctagccatcaatctatttttattaagtatgatttgacttgtgcattggaaatatggtttgtaTTGTATGATTGGATTgttgtgatgaaatgtgagggctagtaATGGACCATTAACTTATTGGCATGAGGTTTGTTGCTTCGAAACATGTTTCACCCCTCGAgtcattatttaattttttttattttgatgagtCTTTGTAACTTGAGCAACCTAACTTGAtccatgtcatgtttcattgattgttgttatatattttactctgcgattccgttgagtgatgatCCAGAATCGTAGACTGGTATGGATTCTGTTGTGTGGTGGTTCGGAATCCCTTCTACtctgcgattccgttgagtgatggtccggaatcatatcctggtttggattctgttgagtgatggtccggaagcCCTTCTACTCCgcaattccgttgagtgatggttcaGAATTatatcctggtttggattccgttgagtgatggttcgGAATCCCCTTTGGTGTCTTAGTTTCGTTGGGTGGTCCGAAATCCCCTTTTTCCAGAGATGTAATCTTCGGCCGAACTGCATTCCTTTAGCCCTAGTTTTTAATGTATATATGAACGATGGTTTTTGGGAATCTTGTGGTTTGAATTGGAAAAACAGTTGGATGTCTGAGTGACTTCTACGGAGTTTTCAACGACTTGATTATGATTCCATAAAGTATGATTCTATACTTGATATTTATAGATTGTGATCGTTGGTTTGTTTTTATTGCATATCACATActtgtattattgtcactcacctGAGCCTCGTAGCTCATACGAGTGCCTGATTTGCCAGTGTACCATTCCTATAATGTGGGCATTGATTTTACATGTGACATGTCTGGGTAGATTACAagaaaccgcttgatattttggttccgttgagtggtctggaaaccgatgttgttggattccattgagtggtccggaatccttacTCTTGTTCATTTCTGTAAGGTtatcttagaatcctaaattcgagtggatgggaattacccacaatagatattgtgaatataaattagaattactaTGTTTATTACTCATAATCCAAGTGGGGAATTATATAGAGTTCCTTGGTTATATTCGTGAAATGTTTTGCTATCGCATTGTTTGATTAATGTAATTAAATGCTAAGATTGTGCATCTTTGATTCACGAATTGCTTAATTGACGGGATTGTAGAATGACGCTGGATATGAGTGttgttattatgattattttagttgattaatgtTTCTAGAGAATAATATTGTGCATTCTTAATTCTTTAATATGTTACACGCTATGAACTTTGATTTTATGTGGGAAACGTGATGatttatgtgatggatgaagtggaaatgttaTTCGTCATGTGAGATTATTATGTTGGATATCATTAttattgttatgattagacttgttgataaatatgGCAAGAGAATATGATTGTACTTCGTCGTTTGTTCTTTGAAATATTGCATGAAATGCATTGTGGTATTTTGTTGGGAGATAACGACTTATGTGATGAATGTTCGAATGTAGTGAAGTAatgaactacaaatggcttgatccctttttagggtacgtaggcagtctaacgaggatgttagatgcaaccataaagtCTACGAGGAATTATTGCGCAGTTGGATCTTAAGTTATGTTTTGCCTTTTTTCAGAGGCGGGGTATGTTAGAGATGGGTATTTGATGACATCAAgtgtcgatcctggacgtatgtcgggattggggcgtgacaAAACCCATCAACTTTCTGCCcgccaaatccaaatccaaattaaGCGGTGATGTGGTTCATCCCGCGAGTCTACACTTTTCCGAGATCTCCGATCGCCGACGGAACTAGGTTTGTTTTTTGGGTGACAAAGGGTCTGATGTCCATCATCTTCAGCGCCTTGATGACGTTTCTGACCATCAACGTCCTCAGCTTGTATGGACTGTATGTGATGGCGAAGGTGTGCAATCCAAGCCACCACAAGTCGGTGAAGCTGGTTGTGCTTGGGATTTAGCAACTATGGTCGAAGTAGGAGTCGTGGTTGCAGGAGCTAGGGAACGGGGGAGCGACTTGCAGACAAAACCCTAGCTATTTTTTTCTAGCTAATTTGTTTCAGAAGAAcacatatttgtttttaatttttaatttttttttaaaggaaggGTAGATGGGTGCAGAAGGGAGGGAGTGGGGTAGATGGGTGGATGTGCAAGGAGGTGGGTGTAGGGAAAAGAAGGGAGGGAGGAGGTGGGAATGGGTCGGGAAAGGTGGGGCAAGATGCCCAGAAAAAATCCATGTGAACCCAtctgaagagaagaaagaagaagaagaaaaaaatttccacgtggaccccttaatgacatgtggcacccagtcattgtccacatgggcgccacgtcatcacttaacgggaGAATTAACaatttgactaacggatgtatgagactgttctaaaatttaaactttaggtatgactctgggacgaaaaaaacttgatgtaccaaatgttaaaaaccacgaaacatgagCGTAGTAAACAGAGTTCAAACCTTAAATTTAACACAAATGAAATGTCGAATCGGGGGAGATTGGCCAAATTAATGATGAAATgtgattgatttatttgatataaATCAAAGATTATTTGATGAAATCAAATCACGAATCAAGCCCAAATTAAGTCCAAATCAATTTTGGTTCTTTCGTCAATTAACCAAGACCAAATCAAGCCTCAATCAAGACTTGGAGATCCTATAAATATGAGGCTCCAAGACAAATAAAGGCCCTATCTCAGAAACACATTCTCacactcaaaacactcaaactcCCAAACACTCTACACACTTAGAAGACTCAGAAAACTATCTACATTATTTGCCATACTCACGAAGAACCATCAACCACCAAAACACATGCCGGTTCCTCCATCACCACAAGCCAAATCCTTACGCCATGACGAATTCGAGATCAAGTCACTTCGACCTTCGGATCAACAACTCTACACATACATTCTACAACCTCGGAGATTGAATCAGACAATCAAAACTTTGTATTAGAGATTATAACACCAAACTTTTATTAATACAAATTATCACTTTGTACACATGTTCTTATTTCATATGTCGCAGAAAATTTGCGTTTATAGTTGCAAAACCAGGTTTGTGGGCTTAAAAGTTGCTATAGAGAAAGATGGTCAAACCTCAAAAGCATCAATTTTTAAGTGATTATAGTAGGTGACCGAAAAGTTGGTTAAAACTTGAATTCACTAATAAGATCGGCATACAAATGGActtaaaacataattttttttttctctccaatACGGAAAAGATTACATATGGACTAAAAGCAAAAGACCCACCTAGCTACTTTGCCTCCAACAAGCTTAAACAAAAGTGATTAGATGAATCCCAACTTGGGATTTCCCTCCCTTTTGCAAACACTGTGGATCTCTCCACTACTTAATTCCTTCTAGAGCTacccaattaattaattattattatccTTCAACTTCTCCTTGGGAGAATTTCATTAGATTCatagaaactttttttttttttttttttttttgttgctatggatatataattattaatattaattttttttctctagaTATTCATGTCCAAAGTGGTTCCCACAATGAGCCTAGAGTGGTGGAATCATCAAGGAAGCCTAAGTTGGTCTGGTTGCCGCCGTGAGGATTGGTGGCGACGAAGTTGTGATCAAGTGATTGTGGAGGAGATCCTTGCTCGGAATTAGGGTGCGACATTTCCATGCAAATCAGAGCCACAAGGTTGGTTTGCTGGCATTGCATGTTGACAAGCTCAGCCTGTGCCTTGGCCAGTTGTGCCTGCAGCTCATTCACTTGCTTTTGCAAGTGGCAGATTGCTCCAGCACACCCGTAAACTGGGTCTCTAATTCTTGCACTTGCCTCATAAACCATGCTGCTCACTGCATCGGCTCGTTGAGATTCTGGAAGTTCCTGTTAAAAAAATTGCATGCTCCTTTTAGTTTATACATATGTTTACAATTAAAAATGGGGTATCcacaaatttaataaataaaaaacttttttCTCAACTCTCTTGTATGAGGTGAGATTCATGATAATGCAGGACAATACATGATCCACCTCATAAAGAAAAATTTGTATAAGAGCAGCCGGATCACGTATACTATCCGACTGCTCTCATAAAAACACAATCCCTTGGATTTAGTTGTCATATGCTAAAGATTTCCTACACCTCAAAAGGTTAAAAGAATAGCGAGATATAGAATATTGATTTGTTGTTAATTGTGAAATTCTTTCTTTTGGCAGTTTTTTCTTCCTTGTTAGGTTGCTATCAGAATAATTTAGTCAGAGTAGTTGATTTCCATTTGGTACGTCTGTCTACGTATGTGTGTGAACAACCCCTAGACTTTTCAAATATGGATGCAAACTAACATAATAGTATTTCATGAAAAATGAActacatataatatatttatgttgtcagattgtaaatataaattacatatttaaataagaataattttctctctaaatttccGGTCTAACAGTAAAACGAGAGTTTGAACCCATCCGTATTTTGAAAATATTTCCAAGGTCTTAGACCTACTTTGACCACTACTCTTGTTTTTGGACATGATGAAGAAAAGTACCTGCAAGAACTTGATGATATTACTTGCCCCAAAGACACGATGAGCTATAGTAAACTTGACTGGATCAGAGGGAGGAAAGTAAGGGGCCAAAACGCACTTGTCTGCACATCTTCTCCTCAAGATTTTGCATGCAGCACAAGGACTTATAACAACTGGTGGAGATGGAGTGGGAGTTGGGGTTGGAGGAGACGatggtgaagaagaagaaggaggagattGAGACATAGTAGATGAAGTGGTTGTGTAATTTGTGTTCATTGTTTCAGTACTGCACTCCATTGCAGCTCAAGCTTGAAGCTTTGGTTTGGACTTGGTATATgctgagtgagagagagagagagagagtggtgaGCTGAGGTGAGGTGGGGTTTGCTTGAAGCACAAAGTGAGGGTATAAATAGGGAAAGTAAAGCTGGGTGAGGTATCATATGACGTCAGCTGTTGAATATTATTGTATTTAATTAggctgcggcttctgctgccaATATAATGATagaatcaaatttttatttctaattaagTAGTTAGGTTTGTGTGCGACGTcattaaaaatgtaaattttatatTTGTCACATTATTATTTAACGATTGATTTACTAGATTGTTTAATGAATATTGAAATAAAGTGAcaaataaatatatgaaatcAACATATTTATATGTTGAATGAGATTGTAATTGAACATAAATCTAATAGTGCAAAAAGTAAACCCTactttttgtttgcttttggATTATTTGGAGGAAAGTACTCGTGTGCAAGTTTGAAAATCTCATCCTCTCTAAGAGCACTTCCTCCACCCCCCAAATAAAAAATCCCACTCCACCCCATCCAATAGGCTGGCCCAAAATTGAGGTCAACTTTGAGCCCAACACATAATGGACTGAGCAAGAGATCGACCTACATGATGCCAGACTGACGTCAGCTATGtgaatttcttatttttgcCACTGGCACGTGGGATACACGCGCGCGTTCTagcattaacaaaaaaaaaaattcagaatctTACCGTGGACCACGTGTCCACTTTTGGGCTGTTGGATTTCAATCCAAcagtccagattaattaacttaacaaaaaactatttaaaaatacataaaaaaaaataaaagattatatatatgtatgtgtgtgtg contains the following coding sequences:
- the LOC137743512 gene encoding LOB domain-containing protein 1-like: MECSTETMNTNYTTTSSTMSQSPPSSSSPSSPPTPTPTPSPPVVISPCAACKILRRRCADKCVLAPYFPPSDPVKFTIAHRVFGASNIIKFLQELPESQRADAVSSMVYEASARIRDPVYGCAGAICHLQKQVNELQAQLAKAQAELVNMQCQQTNLVALICMEMSHPNSEQGSPPQSLDHNFVATNPHGGNQTNLGFLDDSTTLGSLWEPLWT